Proteins found in one Thunnus maccoyii chromosome 5, fThuMac1.1, whole genome shotgun sequence genomic segment:
- the ric8a gene encoding synembryn-A isoform X1 produces MEEGHRGVRLQGLIQENRVWVETQSHPTPLMVVVKEEINRLPRQHRMKMAPESRGTKRKRLGELVLALLNRELQPSCQLACLETVRILSRDKNCLDPFISRSAMSTLARYAGIAVASSAAHNQQVEGQGEGEGGEEGEAAEVSNDVVKEASPPSENSDQEVIVEALKSICNILLHNVTGQVVAADLQLIKGVAERLKQCHDSIWNHEVRFFDLRLTFLLTALRVDIRAQLAQELHGISLLGNQLDATLGLCWPDTLETARAGSEGVPPEELPPLSRQQTELAMEILKILFNVTFDTTRRKVDEEEAAEYRHLGAILRHCLMSHAEGDERTEEFHSHTVNLLGNLPLPCLDVLLMPKVQQGSIEYMGVNMDAVNMLLEFMEKRLDRGHKLKETLLPSLNLLTESARIHRETRKFLRSKVLPPLRDVKNKPEVGNALRNKLVRLMTHIDTDVKDCAAEFLFVLCKESVSRFIKYTGYGNAAGLLAARGLLRGGRDSGIYSEDEDSETEEYREAKAQINPITGVVEEEQPNPMEGMTEEQKEYEAMKLVNMFDKLSRTNLIQPMQLGMDGRMREITPDDLHKLTHNPLFQPEEPANSDEDEA; encoded by the exons ATGGAAGAAGGACACAGAGGAGTCAGACTCCAGGGACTGATACAGGAAAACAGAGTCTGGGTGGAAACACAGTCTCATCCAACTCCCCTGATGGTTGTTGTGAAAGAAGAGATAAATAg GTTACCCAGACAACATAGGATGAAAATGGCACCGGAGTCCAGAGGCACAAAAAGAAAG CGTCTGGGGGAGTTGGTGCTCGCTCTCCTGAACAGGGAGCTGCAGCCTTCCTGTCAGCTGGCCTGTCTAGAAACGGTTCGAATTCTGTCCAGAGACAAAAACTGCCTGGACCCCTTCATCAGCCGCTCTGCCATGTCTACTCTTGCCCGATACGCCGGCATCGCCGTGGCCAGTAGCGCCGCCCACAACCAGCAGGTGGAGGGCCAAG GAGAGGgtgagggaggagaagaaggagaggcAGCAGAGGTATCCAATGATGTGGTGAAGGAAGCCTCCCCTCCTTCAGAAAACTCTGACCAGGAAGTGATTGTTGAAGCACTCAAGTCCATCTGTAACATCCTGCTACACAATGTGACAGGACAG GTGGTAGCAGCAGACCTGCAGCTGATAAAGGGCGTGGCAGAGAGGCTGAAGCAGTGTCATGATTCCATCTGGAACCATGAG GTCCGTTTCTTTGACTTGCGCCTCACCTTTTTGCTGACTGCCCTGAGAGTGGACATCAGGGCACAGCTGGCTCAGGAGCTCCACGGCATCAGTCTGCTAG GGAACCAGTTGGACGCCACACTGGGTCTGTGTTGGCCAGATACGTTGGAGACAGCCAGGGCAGGGTCAGAGGGCGTCCCACCTGAAGAACTCCCACCTCTGAGCCGGCAGCAGACAGAACTAGCCatggaaatactgaaaatacTGTTCAATGTTACATTTGACACAACAAGGCGCAAGGTTGACGAG gAGGAGGCAGCAGAGTACAGACATTTGGGGGCCATACTGAGACACTGTCTAATGAGCCATGCAGAGGGAGACGAGAGGACTGAGGAGTTCCACAG CCATACTGTTAACCTGCTAGGTAACCTTCCTCTGCCCTGTTTGGATGTACTGTTGATGCCCAAGGTGCAACAAGGTTCCATCGAGTACATGGGGGTCAATATGGATGCTGTCAACATGTTGCTGGAATTCATGGAGAAAAGACTTGACAGG GGACATAAGCTGAAGGAGACCCTCCTCCCATCACTGAACTTGTTGACTGAGAGTGCCCGCATTCACAGAGAAACCAGGAAGTTCctcaggtcaaag GTGTTGCCCCCACTGCGTGATGTAAAGAACAAGCCAGAGGTTGGCAATGCTCTGAGGAACAAACTAGTACGTCTGATGACACACATTGACACTGACGTCAAGGACTGTGCTGCTGAATTCCTCTTTGTTCTCTGCAAAGAAAGTG TTTCAAGATTCATTAAGTACACTGGATATGGAAATGCTGCAGGCCTGCTGGCTGCCAGAGGACTGCTAAGGGGGGGCAGAGACTCTGGGATCTACTCTGAAGATGAAGACTCTGAGACAGAAGAGTACAGAGAGGCCAAGGCCCA GATAAACCCAATAACAGGAGTCGTAGAAGAGGAGCAGCCCAATCCCATGGAGGGAATGACAGAGGAGCAGAAAGAATATGAAGCTATGAAGCTGGTCAACATGTTTGACAAACTGTCAAG GACCAATTTGATTCAGCCCATGCAGCTTGGTATGGATGGGAGGATGAGAGAGATAACCCCTGATGATCTCCATAAACTGACCCACAATCCTTTGTTCCAGCCAGAGGAGCCAGCAAATTCAGACGAAGATGAGGCTTAG
- the ric8a gene encoding synembryn-A isoform X2 → MAMKMDLNDIIEQIETGEQDSALTALQSYNKEMNQCFTFSKGEEQDRERLGELVLALLNRELQPSCQLACLETVRILSRDKNCLDPFISRSAMSTLARYAGIAVASSAAHNQQVEGQGEGEGGEEGEAAEVSNDVVKEASPPSENSDQEVIVEALKSICNILLHNVTGQVVAADLQLIKGVAERLKQCHDSIWNHEVRFFDLRLTFLLTALRVDIRAQLAQELHGISLLGNQLDATLGLCWPDTLETARAGSEGVPPEELPPLSRQQTELAMEILKILFNVTFDTTRRKVDEEEAAEYRHLGAILRHCLMSHAEGDERTEEFHSHTVNLLGNLPLPCLDVLLMPKVQQGSIEYMGVNMDAVNMLLEFMEKRLDRGHKLKETLLPSLNLLTESARIHRETRKFLRSKVLPPLRDVKNKPEVGNALRNKLVRLMTHIDTDVKDCAAEFLFVLCKESVSRFIKYTGYGNAAGLLAARGLLRGGRDSGIYSEDEDSETEEYREAKAQINPITGVVEEEQPNPMEGMTEEQKEYEAMKLVNMFDKLSRTNLIQPMQLGMDGRMREITPDDLHKLTHNPLFQPEEPANSDEDEA, encoded by the exons CGTCTGGGGGAGTTGGTGCTCGCTCTCCTGAACAGGGAGCTGCAGCCTTCCTGTCAGCTGGCCTGTCTAGAAACGGTTCGAATTCTGTCCAGAGACAAAAACTGCCTGGACCCCTTCATCAGCCGCTCTGCCATGTCTACTCTTGCCCGATACGCCGGCATCGCCGTGGCCAGTAGCGCCGCCCACAACCAGCAGGTGGAGGGCCAAG GAGAGGgtgagggaggagaagaaggagaggcAGCAGAGGTATCCAATGATGTGGTGAAGGAAGCCTCCCCTCCTTCAGAAAACTCTGACCAGGAAGTGATTGTTGAAGCACTCAAGTCCATCTGTAACATCCTGCTACACAATGTGACAGGACAG GTGGTAGCAGCAGACCTGCAGCTGATAAAGGGCGTGGCAGAGAGGCTGAAGCAGTGTCATGATTCCATCTGGAACCATGAG GTCCGTTTCTTTGACTTGCGCCTCACCTTTTTGCTGACTGCCCTGAGAGTGGACATCAGGGCACAGCTGGCTCAGGAGCTCCACGGCATCAGTCTGCTAG GGAACCAGTTGGACGCCACACTGGGTCTGTGTTGGCCAGATACGTTGGAGACAGCCAGGGCAGGGTCAGAGGGCGTCCCACCTGAAGAACTCCCACCTCTGAGCCGGCAGCAGACAGAACTAGCCatggaaatactgaaaatacTGTTCAATGTTACATTTGACACAACAAGGCGCAAGGTTGACGAG gAGGAGGCAGCAGAGTACAGACATTTGGGGGCCATACTGAGACACTGTCTAATGAGCCATGCAGAGGGAGACGAGAGGACTGAGGAGTTCCACAG CCATACTGTTAACCTGCTAGGTAACCTTCCTCTGCCCTGTTTGGATGTACTGTTGATGCCCAAGGTGCAACAAGGTTCCATCGAGTACATGGGGGTCAATATGGATGCTGTCAACATGTTGCTGGAATTCATGGAGAAAAGACTTGACAGG GGACATAAGCTGAAGGAGACCCTCCTCCCATCACTGAACTTGTTGACTGAGAGTGCCCGCATTCACAGAGAAACCAGGAAGTTCctcaggtcaaag GTGTTGCCCCCACTGCGTGATGTAAAGAACAAGCCAGAGGTTGGCAATGCTCTGAGGAACAAACTAGTACGTCTGATGACACACATTGACACTGACGTCAAGGACTGTGCTGCTGAATTCCTCTTTGTTCTCTGCAAAGAAAGTG TTTCAAGATTCATTAAGTACACTGGATATGGAAATGCTGCAGGCCTGCTGGCTGCCAGAGGACTGCTAAGGGGGGGCAGAGACTCTGGGATCTACTCTGAAGATGAAGACTCTGAGACAGAAGAGTACAGAGAGGCCAAGGCCCA GATAAACCCAATAACAGGAGTCGTAGAAGAGGAGCAGCCCAATCCCATGGAGGGAATGACAGAGGAGCAGAAAGAATATGAAGCTATGAAGCTGGTCAACATGTTTGACAAACTGTCAAG GACCAATTTGATTCAGCCCATGCAGCTTGGTATGGATGGGAGGATGAGAGAGATAACCCCTGATGATCTCCATAAACTGACCCACAATCCTTTGTTCCAGCCAGAGGAGCCAGCAAATTCAGACGAAGATGAGGCTTAG
- the ric8a gene encoding synembryn-A isoform X3: protein MSTLARYAGIAVASSAAHNQQVEGQGEGEGGEEGEAAEVSNDVVKEASPPSENSDQEVIVEALKSICNILLHNVTGQVVAADLQLIKGVAERLKQCHDSIWNHEVRFFDLRLTFLLTALRVDIRAQLAQELHGISLLGNQLDATLGLCWPDTLETARAGSEGVPPEELPPLSRQQTELAMEILKILFNVTFDTTRRKVDEEEAAEYRHLGAILRHCLMSHAEGDERTEEFHSHTVNLLGNLPLPCLDVLLMPKVQQGSIEYMGVNMDAVNMLLEFMEKRLDRGHKLKETLLPSLNLLTESARIHRETRKFLRSKVLPPLRDVKNKPEVGNALRNKLVRLMTHIDTDVKDCAAEFLFVLCKESVSRFIKYTGYGNAAGLLAARGLLRGGRDSGIYSEDEDSETEEYREAKAQINPITGVVEEEQPNPMEGMTEEQKEYEAMKLVNMFDKLSRTNLIQPMQLGMDGRMREITPDDLHKLTHNPLFQPEEPANSDEDEA, encoded by the exons ATGTCTACTCTTGCCCGATACGCCGGCATCGCCGTGGCCAGTAGCGCCGCCCACAACCAGCAGGTGGAGGGCCAAG GAGAGGgtgagggaggagaagaaggagaggcAGCAGAGGTATCCAATGATGTGGTGAAGGAAGCCTCCCCTCCTTCAGAAAACTCTGACCAGGAAGTGATTGTTGAAGCACTCAAGTCCATCTGTAACATCCTGCTACACAATGTGACAGGACAG GTGGTAGCAGCAGACCTGCAGCTGATAAAGGGCGTGGCAGAGAGGCTGAAGCAGTGTCATGATTCCATCTGGAACCATGAG GTCCGTTTCTTTGACTTGCGCCTCACCTTTTTGCTGACTGCCCTGAGAGTGGACATCAGGGCACAGCTGGCTCAGGAGCTCCACGGCATCAGTCTGCTAG GGAACCAGTTGGACGCCACACTGGGTCTGTGTTGGCCAGATACGTTGGAGACAGCCAGGGCAGGGTCAGAGGGCGTCCCACCTGAAGAACTCCCACCTCTGAGCCGGCAGCAGACAGAACTAGCCatggaaatactgaaaatacTGTTCAATGTTACATTTGACACAACAAGGCGCAAGGTTGACGAG gAGGAGGCAGCAGAGTACAGACATTTGGGGGCCATACTGAGACACTGTCTAATGAGCCATGCAGAGGGAGACGAGAGGACTGAGGAGTTCCACAG CCATACTGTTAACCTGCTAGGTAACCTTCCTCTGCCCTGTTTGGATGTACTGTTGATGCCCAAGGTGCAACAAGGTTCCATCGAGTACATGGGGGTCAATATGGATGCTGTCAACATGTTGCTGGAATTCATGGAGAAAAGACTTGACAGG GGACATAAGCTGAAGGAGACCCTCCTCCCATCACTGAACTTGTTGACTGAGAGTGCCCGCATTCACAGAGAAACCAGGAAGTTCctcaggtcaaag GTGTTGCCCCCACTGCGTGATGTAAAGAACAAGCCAGAGGTTGGCAATGCTCTGAGGAACAAACTAGTACGTCTGATGACACACATTGACACTGACGTCAAGGACTGTGCTGCTGAATTCCTCTTTGTTCTCTGCAAAGAAAGTG TTTCAAGATTCATTAAGTACACTGGATATGGAAATGCTGCAGGCCTGCTGGCTGCCAGAGGACTGCTAAGGGGGGGCAGAGACTCTGGGATCTACTCTGAAGATGAAGACTCTGAGACAGAAGAGTACAGAGAGGCCAAGGCCCA GATAAACCCAATAACAGGAGTCGTAGAAGAGGAGCAGCCCAATCCCATGGAGGGAATGACAGAGGAGCAGAAAGAATATGAAGCTATGAAGCTGGTCAACATGTTTGACAAACTGTCAAG GACCAATTTGATTCAGCCCATGCAGCTTGGTATGGATGGGAGGATGAGAGAGATAACCCCTGATGATCTCCATAAACTGACCCACAATCCTTTGTTCCAGCCAGAGGAGCCAGCAAATTCAGACGAAGATGAGGCTTAG